In the genome of Kitasatospora cathayae, one region contains:
- a CDS encoding glycosyltransferase 87 family protein → MELAPATESGSSRGRLGRPLGALAALVAVWVATRTVLVLLMTGVLKSPGGDVTADVWMIYHAWYGVLQTGTFPFDDVTWQYPPGAALVILLPGLLPWSYLTSFWVICGIADAAAAALLIRTGLRRGRALTGAWMWVVGVPLLGPMIYNRFDLLVTALALAGLLALIRRPAVGGLLLGLGGIVKVWPLLGLIGTPSGRRTRRSWTLAAATAVSVGFLLAAGMNGAFGFLAFQKDRGIEVESVGALPLHLARLAGGWNGRVTMNYGSPEMLGPWVSVISKVMMAGTVLGFLWLLMWRFTARRRNAATMYDAALCALLIFVVTSRVISPQYLVWLIGVAAVCLTVRGTSQRPVALLILVACPLTLLEFPTMFTQVLNSEPLAITVLGLRNLLLLTATVLSCIRLWRSTRAAAPLPPTVVLSEPAALPAASAYPVRPGIAYEQDLLDGIDHPAGR, encoded by the coding sequence GTGGAGTTGGCCCCGGCCACCGAGTCCGGTTCTTCGCGCGGCCGCCTCGGCCGCCCGCTCGGGGCGCTGGCCGCCCTCGTCGCGGTCTGGGTGGCCACCCGCACCGTGCTGGTGCTGCTGATGACCGGCGTGCTGAAGTCGCCCGGCGGCGACGTCACGGCCGACGTCTGGATGATCTACCACGCCTGGTACGGCGTGCTGCAGACCGGCACCTTCCCGTTCGACGACGTGACCTGGCAGTACCCGCCGGGCGCCGCCCTGGTGATCCTGCTGCCGGGCCTGCTGCCCTGGTCGTACCTGACCTCGTTCTGGGTGATCTGCGGCATCGCCGACGCCGCCGCGGCCGCGCTGCTTATCCGCACCGGCCTGCGCCGGGGCCGGGCGCTGACCGGCGCCTGGATGTGGGTGGTCGGCGTGCCGCTGCTCGGCCCGATGATCTACAACCGCTTCGACCTCCTGGTCACCGCGCTCGCCCTGGCCGGCCTGCTCGCGCTGATCCGCCGCCCGGCGGTCGGCGGGCTGCTGCTGGGCCTCGGCGGCATCGTCAAGGTCTGGCCGCTGCTCGGCCTGATCGGCACCCCGTCCGGCCGCCGCACCCGCCGTTCCTGGACGCTGGCGGCGGCCACCGCCGTCTCGGTGGGCTTCCTGCTCGCGGCCGGGATGAACGGCGCCTTCGGCTTCCTGGCCTTCCAGAAGGACCGCGGGATCGAGGTCGAGTCGGTCGGCGCCCTGCCGCTGCACCTGGCCCGGCTGGCCGGGGGCTGGAACGGCAGGGTCACCATGAACTACGGCTCCCCCGAGATGCTCGGGCCGTGGGTCAGCGTGATCAGCAAGGTGATGATGGCCGGCACCGTGCTGGGCTTCCTCTGGCTGCTGATGTGGCGCTTCACCGCCCGCCGCCGCAACGCGGCCACCATGTACGACGCGGCGCTGTGCGCGCTGCTGATCTTCGTGGTGACCAGCCGGGTGATCAGCCCGCAGTACCTGGTCTGGCTGATCGGCGTGGCGGCGGTCTGCCTGACCGTGCGCGGCACCAGCCAGCGGCCGGTGGCGCTGCTGATCCTGGTCGCCTGCCCGCTCACCCTGCTCGAGTTCCCGACCATGTTCACCCAGGTCCTGAACAGCGAGCCGCTGGCGATCACCGTGCTGGGCCTGCGCAACCTGCTGCTGCTGACCGCCACCGTGCTCTCCTGCATCCGGCTCTGGCGCTCCACCCGCGCCGCGGCGCCCCTGCCGCCCACCGTGGTGCTGTCCGAGCCCGCCGCACTGCCGGCCGCCTCCGCCTATCCGGTGCGCCCGGGCATCGCGTACGAGCAGGACCTGCTGGACGGCATCGACCACCCGGCCGGGCGTTAG
- a CDS encoding glycosyltransferase family 4 protein, whose amino-acid sequence MHRTLIVTNDFPPRPGGIQAFVHNMAVRQPAGSIVVYASTWRDGTEVRRFDAEQPFPVIRDRTKVMVPTPRVTRRAAEILRAEKCDSVWFGAAAPLGLMAPTLRRAGAGRLLGMTHGHEAAWAQLPGSRQLLRRIGAGTDVLTYLGEYTRSRIAAAVGPRAAARMVQLPPGVDESTFHSGSGGAEVRRRLGLADRPVVVCVSRLVPRKGQDTLIEAMPQILADVPDAVLLIVGGGPYRAELEKLADAKGVRASVRFTGSVPWEELPAHYGAGDVFAMPCRTRRGGLDVEGLGIVYLEASATGLPVVAGDSGGAPDAVLEGETGYVVPGGSAAAAAERIVRLLRDEELRRRMGEAGRRWVERSWRWDLLAGRLTSLLAA is encoded by the coding sequence ATGCACAGAACCTTGATCGTCACCAATGACTTCCCGCCCCGCCCGGGAGGCATCCAGGCCTTCGTGCACAACATGGCCGTCCGTCAGCCGGCCGGGAGCATCGTGGTGTACGCCTCGACCTGGCGGGACGGCACCGAGGTGCGGCGCTTCGACGCCGAGCAGCCGTTCCCGGTGATCCGGGACCGCACGAAGGTGATGGTTCCCACACCCCGGGTCACCCGGCGGGCCGCCGAGATCCTGCGCGCGGAGAAGTGCGACTCGGTCTGGTTCGGCGCCGCGGCCCCGCTCGGCCTGATGGCGCCGACGCTGCGCCGGGCCGGGGCCGGGCGGTTGCTCGGCATGACCCACGGGCACGAGGCCGCCTGGGCCCAGCTGCCGGGCTCCCGGCAGCTGCTGCGGCGGATCGGCGCGGGCACCGACGTGCTGACGTACCTGGGCGAGTACACCCGCTCGCGGATCGCCGCCGCGGTCGGGCCGCGGGCCGCGGCCCGGATGGTGCAGCTGCCGCCGGGTGTGGACGAGTCGACCTTCCACTCCGGCTCCGGGGGCGCCGAGGTGCGCCGACGGCTGGGGCTGGCGGACCGGCCGGTGGTGGTGTGCGTCTCCCGGCTGGTGCCGCGCAAGGGGCAGGACACCCTGATCGAGGCGATGCCGCAGATCCTGGCGGACGTGCCGGACGCGGTGCTGCTGATCGTCGGAGGCGGGCCGTACCGGGCGGAGCTGGAGAAGCTGGCGGACGCCAAGGGCGTACGGGCCTCGGTGCGGTTCACCGGCTCGGTGCCCTGGGAGGAACTGCCCGCCCACTACGGGGCCGGGGACGTCTTCGCGATGCCCTGCCGGACCCGCCGCGGGGGGCTGGACGTGGAGGGGCTGGGGATCGTCTACCTGGAGGCCTCGGCGACCGGCCTGCCGGTGGTCGCGGGGGACTCCGGCGGGGCGCCGGACGCGGTGCTGGAGGGCGAGACCGGATACGTGGTGCCCGGCGGCTCGGCCGCGGCGGCCGCGGAGCGGATCGTCCGGCTGCTGCGGGACGAGGAGCTGCGGCGGCGGATGGGCGAGGCCGGGCGGCGCTGGGTGGAGCGCTCCTGGCGCTGGGACCTGCTGGCCGGGCGGCTGACCTCGCTGCTGGCGGCCTGA